Part of the Mycolicibacterium mageritense genome is shown below.
GCACCGGGATCGGGTTGGCGAGCTTTTCCCCGGCATCTTCGCGGCGCTGCAGCGCCCAGGTGTCCTCCCAGGCGGCGCGCTTGTCTAAACCGGACGGTTTGTAGCGGTAGGCGGCCAGGAACGGAACCGATTCGTCGGCAAGCAATTTCGCCAACGCCGCACCTGTGGCCGCGTTCGGGTCGCTTGCCCACAACCGCAGCACCCCGCGGAATTCCTCATCGCGGTCGAGCACGTCGGCCAGTTGCGCCACCGACTGCGCGGCCGGCCGACCCTCCCGGTCGTACCACAGCGCACGGTCCTCGACCCGGTCCAGCAGCCAGCTCCGCAACGCGGAGTCAACTTGTTTGTCCCACGGCTCGGATGCCCAGCGCCGCTTGTATTCCGGGCGCTCCAACAGTCGGATATTTGGATGCGACTCGATGGTGTCCAAACGCCGCTGCAACAGGTCGCGGTAATCGGCGGGCAGATGGTCGGGAATCTCGGTGATCGGGGTAGAGCCGTGTCGTTCGAACCACGCGGTGTGCTCACCGTCCTTCATCCGGCGGGCTAGAGCGATCTCGAAAACCCGCTCCCCGAGCGCAATTCCGGGAACGTCACCGGTGTAGGTCAGGTCGTCCTCGATGAGGCCGTAGACGCGGTAGTACTCCCAGTCCAATTCTTCCTGATGGGCAATCATCAACCTACGTATGCGCTCCGATTCGGTGCGTGCCGCGTCGAATGTCGCAGCTGTGGGAATCTGCCGGCCCGTGACTTCGGTTGGTGATTGTTGCTGGAGATCCTGGGCGAGTTGATCGAGTGGTTGCACGCACTCAACGGGTAGGGCGGCAGGCAGAGGGAAGTCTTTGAGCGTTGTCGCGTTGTGCTGGTAACGCTCCTCCCACGCCTCGTCACCGATGCCGCGGCCGATCCCACTTCCACCCTTGTTATGGCAGTTCTGTTTGAGCCAGAAGCAGGCCGTCGACGAGTTCAGCACCCCCAGCAGCCGCAGATGGTCCTCGACCGACGCGCCCGCCGGCAGCTTGATCACCGGCGCGGTTTGCTTGAAGACCTTCCCGCCGCGGTCCAGCACGAAATGGTTGTGGGTGGCGACTTCCGCGAAGGTGATGGCTAGTTCGCATGTGCCGGGATCACGGGTCAACTGGTGCCACTCGTACCATGGTCGCCCCTCCTCGAAGTACGTTGCCTTCGCGAATGTGGCACGGTTGCCCAGCACCGTTCTGCATGGCCACAACCACTTGAATGATCCAGGAGATGGTTCGAGTAAGGGAAACCTGGGCGGATCACCGTATGGGAACACCGCGCAAGTGTCGGATGTGATGTTCCAGTCGCGGACCTCGTCCCCCAGCGTGAGCGGCCGGACCATCGCGCTTTCGACTGCTCGGCGTTCGAATGATTGTTCGTCAGCGAGCATCACCTCGTCGGCGTTCGTCATACCAAACACGCCGATTCGATGTGTTTGAAGGTCAAGCGATATAGATGACACAGTCGTGATGTGTTCCAGAAGTTCTACTGCGCCACCGCCGCTCAAGCTCCACGGATGCGTGCGGAATCCGGCCCGGGGAAGATCTGCGACGCTGATGTACGCGTCTTCGTGTCCCGGGTTTGCGATGTGTTCGGTGATTGCCGTCCACACGAGGCCCTTCGCGGGCTCCGGCGGTCGCCCGGGTTCACCCCGAATGCCCAGCACCGCGCGAATGGTCTCTGTCGCGGCACGTTGGTGGCGGCCAACGATGATTGCGGTCGGCGTCCCGTGCCCCGGGATGTAGGCACCGGATGTGTCGATGATTTCGCGGACATCGACCGTCGGCAGGAACTCCTCAATCAGTTTCGAGCCAAACTCCCGCTTCATAAATGAGTTCGACGTGATTTGTCCAGCCCAGCCCGCGGGCCGAGAACCGGAAGGGCCGTAGGCAAGACGGAAGAAAAGTTCCATGAATGGCACGGTCAACGCGTACTTCCGGTGCGGGGTCTTGTAGAGCTGCCGGTACATCGAGTTGAGCGCTGCATCCTTGGGCGTGATGTAGGGCGGGTTCCCGACCACTACATCATGTTCGCGCTGCAAGATTTCTTTGAGCGCGTCGACGTCCTCGGTCGAATCTGCACGAATTGCGGGGCCTGCCAATAGGTCTTCAGGAAGCAGCTGTTGATTCGCTCCCCATAGCAGGCTGTCGCCCGCGGCCAGGTGCGGCTGGTAGCGGATTTTCTGCTCGATGCTGTGATCGCCGGCAGCATGCAGCGCAGCGACCAGTAGCCGGAAGCGGGCGATCGCCACCGCGAATGGGTTGATGTCAACGCCGTAGACCCCGTCGAGGGCATTCTCTACCAGCTCGCGTGTACCGAGTGCAGGGGCTTCACGTTCCCACCGCTCATGCAGGCGGTGGAACGCGCCGAGCAGGAAATGTCCTGAGCCACAGGCGGGATCGATGACGGTGAAGCCTTCCAACGGACGACCCGCGAGGGCCGGTTCCATCGTCTGGTCGAGAATGAATTCCTCGACGAACTCCGGGGTTTGCAGCAGCGCGTAGGTCTTCTTCGCGTGCTCGGACAAGTCCTGGTAAGCCTCGCCGAGGAAGCGGGTGTCGACGCCGGCGAAGGAGTAGACGGGCTGCCCATCGTCGCCCTGCTGCCACCAAAATTCCAGTAGTGCCCGCGCCGCGTCACCCGATGGTGCCACCAGATGCAACGGCGAGAATTTGTCCACCAGCCCAGCGGTCGCCGGGTATTTCGCGAAATGCTCGATGATTTGGCCGAGCCATTCGCGGTCGGTGTGCTCGGGCTGGGCCTGAAAGAAGCTACGACGGGCGTCGAGTGCCTGGGCGCGTTGGTCGGCGTCGGACCCACTGATCCAGCGAGGGCTGACCAAGGCGTTGTCCTCGCAGTAGCGGGCGAACACCGTCAGCAACACCCACGCGACTGCGGCCTGGGTCACCCGGTCGTTACGCCACTCCTGCCAAGTCGATGCGGTGCGTTGCGCGGTGAACGCAGCGTCGTAGTCGCCCTTCCACGCCTCGAACACGCCAGGCTGGCGACCGTCGTGATCCTCGCCGTCGACCCGAGCCCGCAGATCCGCCTCCAAGTCCAGCACCTGCCGGCGTAGCGCTGCCACTAGATCCGATGCCGCCCAAGTCAATTACTGCACCCCTCCATCGCCACCGGCGGGAACCACATCCGGAGCCTCCCGCCACACCACAAACTGGCCACCCGGCGAACCCAGCTGAACTGGCTTGCGGTCGACCAACGCACCGACCTGACCTCGCAGTTGAGGCAGCACCGCCCATACCGGCCGGCGCCGTGGCGCCGACAAATCGGACAGCTTCGCCAACACCTCCAGATGGCCGTACCGAGCGAGCGGGGAAATTTCGGTCAGGATCAGCGGGTCACGGCTGCTCTCACCGTCGAACACCGCCGCGTGCAACTCGGCCCACAATTGGGGGACCACCCGGTCGATCACCGCGCGCAACCCGCGGGCATCACGGCTGCCCGACTCGGCCGCGTCGGCGCCGCGGATCAGAT
Proteins encoded:
- the pglX gene encoding BREX-2 system adenine-specific DNA-methyltransferase PglX, which translates into the protein MAALRRQVLDLEADLRARVDGEDHDGRQPGVFEAWKGDYDAAFTAQRTASTWQEWRNDRVTQAAVAWVLLTVFARYCEDNALVSPRWISGSDADQRAQALDARRSFFQAQPEHTDREWLGQIIEHFAKYPATAGLVDKFSPLHLVAPSGDAARALLEFWWQQGDDGQPVYSFAGVDTRFLGEAYQDLSEHAKKTYALLQTPEFVEEFILDQTMEPALAGRPLEGFTVIDPACGSGHFLLGAFHRLHERWEREAPALGTRELVENALDGVYGVDINPFAVAIARFRLLVAALHAAGDHSIEQKIRYQPHLAAGDSLLWGANQQLLPEDLLAGPAIRADSTEDVDALKEILQREHDVVVGNPPYITPKDAALNSMYRQLYKTPHRKYALTVPFMELFFRLAYGPSGSRPAGWAGQITSNSFMKREFGSKLIEEFLPTVDVREIIDTSGAYIPGHGTPTAIIVGRHQRAATETIRAVLGIRGEPGRPPEPAKGLVWTAITEHIANPGHEDAYISVADLPRAGFRTHPWSLSGGGAVELLEHITTVSSISLDLQTHRIGVFGMTNADEVMLADEQSFERRAVESAMVRPLTLGDEVRDWNITSDTCAVFPYGDPPRFPLLEPSPGSFKWLWPCRTVLGNRATFAKATYFEEGRPWYEWHQLTRDPGTCELAITFAEVATHNHFVLDRGGKVFKQTAPVIKLPAGASVEDHLRLLGVLNSSTACFWLKQNCHNKGGSGIGRGIGDEAWEERYQHNATTLKDFPLPAALPVECVQPLDQLAQDLQQQSPTEVTGRQIPTAATFDAARTESERIRRLMIAHQEELDWEYYRVYGLIEDDLTYTGDVPGIALGERVFEIALARRMKDGEHTAWFERHGSTPITEIPDHLPADYRDLLQRRLDTIESHPNIRLLERPEYKRRWASEPWDKQVDSALRSWLLDRVEDRALWYDREGRPAAQSVAQLADVLDRDEEFRGVLRLWASDPNAATGAALAKLLADESVPFLAAYRYKPSGLDKRAAWEDTWALQRREDAGEKLANPIPVPPKYKPADFSKGSYWSHRGKLDVPKERFISYPNAGRDTDATELLGWAGWDHADQALALASLISQRIDEGWDSPRLVPLLAGLQELAPWVRQWHNQIDPEYGESVADTIDDELTARLNEHHLTVTDLTSWRPEPARRGRRTTTS